One window from the genome of Gimesia aquarii encodes:
- a CDS encoding prepilin-type N-terminal cleavage/methylation domain-containing protein, with translation MIKTKQQNLKRAGFTLVEVLIVVVILGILAATVLPQFTSASTDAKESSFLQDLQTLRGQIQLYKYQHAGKYPADGSTDTDDFRNALLLSSDKDGTTGAVGTKPFGPYLIGNIPPNPFTGGSGIMIVSDVAGTTPDESAKDGTEIVGWIYNPATGEIKGNNSGKTSDGRALDSI, from the coding sequence ATGATTAAAACAAAACAACAAAATCTCAAACGGGCAGGTTTTACACTTGTCGAAGTTCTGATTGTAGTCGTGATTTTAGGTATCTTGGCTGCAACTGTTTTACCACAATTCACGTCAGCAAGTACCGATGCCAAAGAGTCTTCATTCCTACAGGATTTACAGACTTTGCGAGGTCAAATCCAATTGTATAAGTATCAACACGCCGGTAAATATCCAGCCGATGGTTCGACTGACACAGATGATTTCCGTAATGCCCTATTGCTTTCCAGTGACAAAGATGGCACCACAGGTGCTGTCGGAACAAAACCATTTGGTCCCTACCTGATTGGTAACATTCCTCCTAATCCATTTACGGGTGGAAGTGGGATTATGATTGTATCCGATGTCGCCGGGACAACTCCCGATGAATCGGCCAAAGATGGCACAGAGATTGTCGGTTGGATTTATAATCCTGCTACAGGTGAGATTAAAGGTAATAACTCCGGCAAAACTTCAGATGGACGTGCACTAGATTCCATTTAA
- a CDS encoding DUF1501 domain-containing protein yields the protein MLKLFPQNVSNCETGSRRQFLMEVGALSAFGITLDSVMRGQAHASNAESGALSDPKNDTNCILIWTRGGTSHHDTFDPKPNASADVRGDFSAISTALPGYQFSDQLPLFAKHANEVAIMRNLNPKNGSHSTADAFMLSGHKFNASVTYPCYGAVIAKTKGFKTNIPPHIQIGNHVDRRFNGGLGGYLGLQYNPFEIPGDPNSKNFTVRDISPPSGITVDRLKRRQQALQAIDTLQRQADKNQNAFEASDAHYKNAFSMITSADTQKAFDLNQESAKTRDEYGRHYLGQSCLLARRLIESGSRFVTVSSGGWDTHTNNFKSLRRSLPPFDRALTSLVLDLKQRGMLDNTLVVWLTDFGRTPVINSAAGRDHWATASTMMMIGAGTTAGQVIGATDDIGSRPVGKEYYPQDVAATIYTKLGVNLHHYFISPEDGRPLVVNEGQPIPELMG from the coding sequence ATGCTGAAGCTTTTCCCACAAAATGTTTCAAACTGTGAAACCGGTAGCCGTCGTCAATTCCTGATGGAAGTTGGTGCGTTGAGTGCGTTTGGAATCACCCTGGATTCTGTGATGCGTGGTCAGGCTCATGCATCGAACGCTGAATCTGGTGCATTGAGTGACCCTAAAAATGATACCAACTGCATTCTGATCTGGACACGTGGCGGAACCAGCCATCACGATACCTTCGATCCCAAACCCAATGCCTCTGCTGATGTGCGTGGGGATTTTTCTGCGATCAGCACCGCCCTGCCCGGCTATCAGTTTTCGGATCAGTTACCTCTGTTTGCGAAACACGCCAATGAAGTGGCCATCATGCGGAACCTGAACCCCAAAAATGGTTCCCACTCAACGGCAGACGCGTTTATGCTTTCAGGACATAAATTCAACGCCTCTGTGACATATCCCTGTTACGGTGCCGTGATTGCGAAAACCAAGGGCTTCAAAACGAATATTCCTCCGCATATTCAAATTGGCAATCATGTGGATCGTCGATTCAACGGTGGACTGGGTGGCTATCTGGGACTGCAATATAACCCGTTTGAAATTCCCGGTGATCCCAACTCCAAAAACTTCACCGTAAGAGATATTTCTCCACCATCGGGAATTACCGTCGACCGTCTAAAACGTCGACAACAAGCATTACAGGCGATCGATACTTTACAGCGTCAGGCTGACAAAAATCAAAATGCCTTTGAAGCATCGGATGCTCATTATAAAAATGCTTTTAGCATGATCACATCTGCTGATACCCAAAAGGCATTTGATCTCAATCAGGAGTCTGCGAAGACTCGCGATGAGTATGGCCGTCACTATCTGGGTCAAAGTTGCCTTTTGGCCCGCAGGCTGATCGAGTCAGGTTCACGATTCGTTACCGTCAGCAGCGGTGGTTGGGACACACATACGAATAACTTTAAATCCCTGCGTCGTTCACTGCCTCCCTTTGACCGGGCATTGACATCGCTGGTGCTCGATTTAAAGCAACGTGGAATGCTTGATAACACACTGGTTGTCTGGCTGACTGATTTTGGTCGGACTCCCGTTATCAACTCAGCCGCCGGACGAGATCACTGGGCAACCGCATCCACGATGATGATGATTGGAGCGGGAACTACAGCGGGTCAGGTAATTGGCGCTACCGATGACATCGGTTCACGCCCGGTCGGGAAAGAATATTATCCTCAAGATGTTGCAGCAACCATCTATACAAAATTGGGAGTCAATCTACACCATTACTTTATCTCCCCTGAAGATGGACGTCCCTTAGTTGTGAACGAAGGCCAACCCATTCCGGAATTGATGGGTTAA
- a CDS encoding DUF1549 and DUF1553 domain-containing protein: MKIKQKFNRLLIVVAAMTVCPLISYAADQPLQVSPEKIELSGLLDYFQIQVSILNNGKITQDLTHQVKYTSLTPKILEVNTEGLVRPVGFGKGRIQIQHAGKKDEVSVEVKARPNGKNASFVMDVVPILNKGGCSLGGCHASQFGKGGFKLSLFGYAPEQDYPEIARDNRQRRISILQPEKSLILQKASMAIAHGGGRRFAKDSYEYRILHTWISEAVTEIDDKEAKVVGMEVTPISRRYKKGDVQQLRVIAEYSDGTKRDVTAQAQYDSLVEMIATVSPRGKIEIQGSGQTAVMVRYMGQAKLSTIISPYKTKVNLADFKPHNFIDEHIKKRFDELGLEPSPVCSDEVFIRRAFVDSIGTLPSPEKVKTFLASKAPDKRSQLIDELLGLTGDPARDLYVEPWSAYWGMKWGDLLRNNRNKVGDGGMWAFSNWIRQSLRENKPVNEFVNEIITAQGSIYQNGPANYFKIASNPQDLAESTAQIFLGVRMQCAKCHHHPFEVYSQKDYYSLAAFFTRVGIKASVDFGALGQDTIIKVKKSGSIRHPRTRKTMQPTPLLGEPIDVSSYRDFRRPLARWITSPGNRLFSRNIVNRFWSYYMATGFVEPIDDMRETNPASNPELLEALADHFVDSGYNLKELMRVIMNSRAYQLSSEPRPENAANTRFYTHFNVKRLSAEVMLDALDDLTGAQERFSGVPQGTRAIELPDPNYTSYFLDTLGRPKRVITCECERTSQPNLSQVLQVANGQLINSKLAVKNGRIEQFLKAKTADHEVFTEMYLAAFSRFPTKQELTSCDAVVKASKNKREGFQDVMWALCNSREFLFNH; the protein is encoded by the coding sequence GTGAAGATAAAACAGAAATTCAACAGACTTTTGATTGTTGTTGCAGCAATGACAGTCTGCCCATTGATTTCATATGCAGCCGATCAACCACTTCAGGTGTCACCCGAAAAAATAGAATTGTCAGGACTGTTGGATTATTTTCAGATTCAAGTCTCTATTTTGAACAACGGGAAAATTACTCAAGACCTGACCCATCAAGTCAAATACACAAGTTTGACTCCAAAAATTTTAGAGGTCAACACGGAAGGTCTGGTGCGCCCTGTTGGCTTTGGAAAAGGCCGTATCCAAATTCAACACGCTGGCAAGAAAGATGAAGTTTCCGTGGAAGTCAAAGCCCGACCGAATGGAAAGAATGCCAGTTTTGTAATGGATGTCGTTCCGATATTGAACAAAGGAGGTTGCAGTCTGGGGGGTTGTCACGCCTCACAGTTTGGTAAGGGCGGATTTAAATTATCTTTGTTCGGATATGCCCCGGAACAAGATTATCCGGAAATCGCACGTGATAATCGACAACGTCGAATTTCTATTTTGCAACCTGAAAAAAGTCTCATATTGCAAAAGGCCTCTATGGCAATTGCGCATGGTGGAGGTAGACGATTTGCCAAAGACTCATACGAATATCGTATTCTTCACACCTGGATTTCGGAAGCAGTCACGGAAATTGACGATAAGGAAGCCAAAGTCGTCGGTATGGAAGTAACGCCTATTTCGCGACGCTACAAAAAAGGGGACGTACAGCAACTGCGTGTCATCGCAGAATATAGTGATGGAACAAAACGGGATGTCACTGCGCAGGCTCAATATGACAGTCTTGTGGAAATGATAGCGACAGTCAGTCCACGAGGTAAAATAGAAATTCAGGGATCAGGTCAGACGGCGGTCATGGTCCGTTATATGGGTCAGGCCAAACTTTCAACGATTATTTCCCCGTATAAAACGAAGGTCAATCTGGCTGATTTCAAGCCACATAACTTTATTGATGAACACATCAAAAAACGGTTTGATGAGCTTGGACTTGAGCCTTCACCTGTCTGCAGTGATGAAGTCTTTATTCGCCGGGCGTTCGTCGATTCCATCGGTACATTACCTTCACCGGAAAAAGTAAAAACGTTTCTGGCTTCGAAGGCACCTGATAAACGGAGCCAGCTGATTGATGAATTACTTGGTCTCACCGGTGATCCCGCGCGTGACCTCTACGTCGAACCATGGAGCGCGTACTGGGGGATGAAGTGGGGTGACCTTCTGCGAAATAATCGTAATAAAGTGGGCGACGGTGGAATGTGGGCATTCTCCAACTGGATTCGTCAATCACTACGCGAAAATAAGCCTGTTAATGAATTCGTGAACGAAATTATTACGGCTCAAGGATCGATTTATCAGAACGGTCCTGCCAACTATTTCAAAATTGCAAGTAACCCTCAAGATCTCGCGGAATCCACTGCGCAGATCTTTTTAGGAGTTCGCATGCAATGTGCCAAGTGCCATCATCATCCTTTTGAAGTCTACAGCCAGAAAGATTATTACAGCCTGGCGGCATTCTTCACACGAGTTGGTATTAAAGCGAGTGTCGATTTTGGCGCACTGGGCCAGGATACCATTATTAAAGTGAAAAAAAGTGGCTCAATTCGCCATCCACGCACAAGGAAAACTATGCAACCCACCCCCTTACTGGGTGAACCAATTGATGTTTCCTCCTACCGCGATTTCCGACGTCCGTTAGCACGTTGGATTACGAGCCCTGGTAACCGTCTCTTTTCACGGAATATTGTAAACCGGTTCTGGTCTTATTACATGGCGACCGGATTTGTTGAACCCATCGATGACATGCGAGAAACCAATCCGGCTTCTAATCCGGAACTGCTCGAAGCATTGGCTGATCATTTTGTGGATTCCGGTTATAACTTAAAAGAGTTGATGAGAGTCATCATGAATTCACGTGCTTATCAGTTGTCTTCAGAACCTCGTCCAGAAAATGCAGCAAACACTCGTTTTTACACACACTTTAATGTAAAGCGATTATCGGCCGAAGTAATGCTGGATGCCCTCGATGATTTGACAGGTGCTCAGGAACGGTTTAGTGGTGTGCCGCAAGGTACACGAGCGATTGAACTACCCGACCCCAATTATACTTCCTATTTTCTGGATACTCTGGGGCGACCAAAGCGTGTCATTACTTGTGAATGCGAACGAACGAGCCAGCCAAATCTGTCTCAAGTTTTGCAGGTTGCCAATGGACAATTAATTAACAGCAAACTCGCAGTGAAGAACGGACGTATTGAACAGTTTTTGAAAGCGAAAACAGCCGACCATGAAGTCTTCACCGAAATGTATCTGGCAGCATTCAGTAGATTTCCGACCAAACAGGAACTGACAAGCTGTGACGCGGTCGTCAAAGCTTCCAAAAACAAACGGGAAGGATTTCAGGATGTGATGTGGGCGCTCTGTAATAGCCGGGAATTCCTGTTTAACCACTAA
- a CDS encoding family 43 glycosylhydrolase codes for MTSLIKFTIILILSQQFVWADSFVQCDFTRQFQVQLKKDSAIGEASLREHTIVWYPPSKKYYLLADVIPLSSKHHPNTYESEIHLFSSKDLSIWKHHGVAITKGKREGDFDRHGVASPVMATLKNGIIYCPYSARKTETFTQRSVGLAYSSSDPEKIPWNKTAQPISDLPGEDDDVAIIHDEKEANFHLYHRSTGPKGYQIVHSKSTTPLIESSWTKATPVAERPQTVRAQELTGAILIDRLYHLFVIEHLYKGGVKIAHLASHNPAGPFRAFQKNQRYLKPSDQPKRAIYSGHITPVMKDGRISAFFWTAHQQGKRYGLIGHPVLKKLTP; via the coding sequence ATGACTTCATTAATAAAATTCACCATTATTTTGATACTGTCGCAGCAATTTGTATGGGCTGATTCCTTTGTGCAATGTGATTTCACCAGGCAATTTCAAGTCCAACTTAAGAAAGACTCTGCAATTGGTGAAGCGAGTCTGCGCGAACATACCATCGTCTGGTATCCTCCAAGCAAAAAATATTACCTGCTCGCGGATGTCATCCCTTTAAGCAGCAAACATCATCCCAATACCTACGAATCAGAAATCCATCTTTTTTCAAGTAAAGATTTATCAATTTGGAAGCATCACGGTGTTGCCATCACGAAAGGAAAGAGGGAAGGAGACTTTGATCGTCACGGTGTCGCGAGCCCCGTTATGGCTACGTTGAAGAACGGAATTATCTACTGTCCCTATAGTGCGCGGAAGACAGAAACATTTACCCAACGAAGTGTGGGTTTAGCATATTCAAGTTCAGACCCTGAAAAAATTCCCTGGAACAAAACAGCTCAACCTATTTCAGATCTTCCAGGAGAAGATGACGACGTAGCAATCATTCATGATGAAAAAGAAGCCAACTTTCACCTTTATCATCGCAGTACCGGACCCAAGGGGTATCAGATCGTGCATAGTAAATCGACAACCCCTCTCATAGAATCTTCCTGGACGAAAGCAACTCCTGTTGCAGAACGGCCGCAGACGGTTCGAGCGCAAGAACTGACGGGGGCGATTCTGATTGATCGTCTCTATCACTTGTTTGTGATCGAACATTTATACAAAGGGGGAGTGAAAATTGCCCATTTGGCATCACACAATCCGGCAGGACCATTCCGCGCTTTCCAGAAAAACCAGAGATATCTCAAACCGAGCGATCAGCCAAAACGAGCTATTTACAGCGGGCACATTACTCCCGTCATGAAAGACGGACGCATCAGTGCCTTTTTCTGGACGGCACATCAACAGGGAAAGCGGTACGGACTCATCGGTCATCCTGTGCTAAAAAAGCTAACTCCCTAA
- a CDS encoding sulfatase-like hydrolase/transferase, producing the protein MQFINYSLGFIFTLLLTTNLLSAEATGQNSPQQRPNILVVLCDDLGYGDLACYGHPVIKSPNIDRFAKKGLTLTSCYSAHPNCSPARTGLMTGRTPFRVGVYNWIPMYSPMHVRKQEITIATLLRQAGYATCHAGKWHLNGMFNMVGQPQPSDHGFDHWFATQNNALPTHKNPFNFVRNGKPVGDQKGYAAQLVADEAQHWLTELRDKEKPFFMFVCFHEPHEPIASAERFTKLYSAPKGSTLPAHHGNVTQMDDAFGRILKTLEDQKLRENTLIIFTSDNGPAITRRHPHGSSGPLRDKKGATYEGGIRVPGIIQWPTQVEPGTTSDVPVSGVDILPTLCAVADIPVPDDRVLDGASILPLFKGEPIKRTKPLYWQFNRSRNEPKVAIRDGDWKLLARLDVPTPKPSGGISAQEIDDLKRAKLTGFELYYIKNDIAETTDRSESEPEILKQMKQQMQEIYKEVQAEAPRWPAWEFARYEGKILSEYYRKQAELKKKQIEK; encoded by the coding sequence ATGCAATTCATAAATTATTCCCTCGGATTTATTTTCACGCTGTTATTAACAACGAATTTACTATCAGCAGAAGCGACAGGTCAGAATTCACCACAGCAACGTCCTAATATTCTGGTCGTACTCTGTGATGACCTGGGATATGGGGATCTGGCATGCTATGGTCATCCCGTTATTAAAAGTCCGAACATTGATCGCTTTGCTAAAAAGGGGCTCACGCTGACCAGTTGCTACTCAGCGCATCCGAATTGTTCTCCTGCAAGAACGGGCTTGATGACGGGCCGCACTCCCTTCCGAGTTGGAGTCTATAACTGGATTCCCATGTACTCCCCCATGCATGTTCGCAAGCAGGAAATCACAATTGCTACACTGTTACGGCAGGCGGGTTACGCAACATGTCACGCTGGTAAATGGCATTTGAATGGCATGTTTAATATGGTGGGACAACCCCAGCCGTCAGACCATGGATTCGATCACTGGTTTGCCACTCAAAATAACGCGCTGCCCACTCACAAAAATCCCTTTAATTTTGTGAGAAATGGAAAACCGGTAGGGGATCAGAAAGGTTACGCCGCGCAGCTTGTAGCTGATGAAGCACAGCATTGGTTAACAGAATTACGAGACAAGGAGAAACCATTCTTCATGTTTGTCTGTTTTCATGAACCACACGAACCGATTGCCAGTGCAGAGCGATTTACCAAACTCTATTCCGCTCCCAAAGGCTCGACACTGCCTGCACATCATGGCAATGTCACTCAGATGGACGACGCCTTTGGTCGCATTTTGAAAACATTAGAAGACCAGAAACTACGCGAGAATACACTCATCATTTTTACCAGCGATAATGGCCCCGCAATTACGAGACGCCATCCGCACGGATCTTCCGGGCCTTTACGCGATAAAAAAGGAGCCACCTACGAAGGTGGGATTCGTGTTCCCGGCATTATCCAGTGGCCAACACAGGTTGAACCTGGCACAACGAGCGATGTTCCCGTGAGTGGTGTTGATATCCTGCCAACATTGTGTGCGGTTGCCGATATCCCCGTTCCAGATGACCGTGTACTGGATGGAGCCAGCATTTTACCCCTTTTCAAAGGAGAACCAATCAAACGCACAAAGCCCCTGTATTGGCAGTTCAATCGGTCGCGCAATGAACCAAAGGTGGCAATCCGAGATGGTGACTGGAAACTACTAGCGCGACTGGACGTACCAACTCCCAAACCCTCCGGTGGTATTTCGGCACAAGAAATTGACGACTTGAAACGTGCAAAGCTTACAGGGTTTGAATTGTATTACATTAAGAATGATATCGCTGAAACTACTGATCGCTCTGAAAGTGAGCCAGAAATCCTGAAGCAGATGAAACAGCAGATGCAGGAAATTTACAAAGAAGTTCAAGCAGAAGCACCTCGCTGGCCCGCCTGGGAATTTGCCAGATACGAGGGAAAAATCCTTTCAGAATATTACCGCAAACAAGCTGAACTTAAGAAAAAGCAGATTGAAAAGTAA
- a CDS encoding serine hydrolase domain-containing protein, whose product MRKKTLWIVMSTLTILIGIILLFACGIGYYVYVWLQVSPIVVAPDANEAERLAAVDRWLDKQFEKHKFNGGVLIVREGQVLLLKTCGYTDHTATQRLNDHTAFRLASLSKQFTAAGILRLAEMGLLNLDDPVAKHLDGFVSDKVTIRHLLNQTSGIPDVYMDLAEEHRKELGEVMTISNVVELVKQYGELEHQPGDVMEYSNTNYVLLAGIIESVSEMSFEQFMHKELFKPLGMNDTRVWNLLSSERSSNQASDFDQVDEDRTPVETTWIDGVAGDGAVFCSLHDFVIWDQFWGGNPLISDELLNQAVKRPKLNDGTKSDYGFGWIVEQKRHWHNGAWLGANTYFVRYPESECCLVVLDNSSNIRLDAVVSHIEEALMPILAKDE is encoded by the coding sequence ATGCGAAAAAAGACTTTGTGGATCGTTATGTCGACGCTTACGATATTGATCGGAATCATTTTACTTTTTGCTTGTGGAATTGGCTATTACGTCTACGTATGGCTTCAAGTCAGTCCAATTGTGGTGGCTCCAGATGCAAACGAGGCGGAGCGTCTCGCTGCCGTGGACCGCTGGCTTGATAAGCAGTTTGAGAAACATAAGTTCAACGGCGGCGTTTTGATCGTTCGAGAAGGGCAAGTGTTATTGTTGAAGACCTGTGGATATACCGATCACACAGCGACACAACGATTGAACGATCACACAGCGTTTCGACTTGCGTCCCTCTCAAAGCAATTCACGGCGGCTGGTATTCTGCGTTTAGCCGAAATGGGTTTGTTGAATCTGGATGATCCGGTCGCGAAACACCTGGATGGATTCGTGAGTGACAAGGTCACAATTCGTCATTTACTCAACCAGACATCTGGGATACCGGACGTTTACATGGATCTCGCTGAGGAGCATCGGAAAGAACTCGGCGAAGTAATGACGATCTCAAACGTGGTTGAGTTAGTGAAGCAATATGGTGAATTGGAACATCAACCCGGCGACGTGATGGAATACAGCAATACCAATTACGTTCTGCTCGCCGGGATCATCGAATCGGTTTCGGAAATGAGTTTTGAGCAATTCATGCACAAAGAGTTGTTCAAGCCACTCGGTATGAACGACACACGAGTGTGGAACTTGTTATCATCTGAACGCTCTTCCAATCAGGCGAGCGATTTTGATCAAGTCGATGAAGATCGGACACCTGTCGAAACGACTTGGATAGACGGTGTTGCCGGTGACGGTGCCGTTTTCTGTAGCCTTCATGATTTTGTGATCTGGGATCAATTCTGGGGAGGCAACCCACTCATTTCGGATGAACTGCTGAATCAGGCGGTTAAACGCCCTAAGCTGAACGATGGCACAAAGTCGGACTATGGTTTTGGATGGATCGTTGAGCAAAAACGCCACTGGCACAATGGTGCGTGGCTAGGTGCTAACACGTACTTCGTTCGATATCCGGAAAGTGAATGTTGTTTGGTCGTGCTGGATAATTCGTCAAACATCAGGCTGGACGCAGTTGTAAGCCACATCGAAGAAGCTCTGATGCCAATACTGGCTAAGGACGAGTAG